The Toxotes jaculatrix isolate fToxJac2 chromosome 14, fToxJac2.pri, whole genome shotgun sequence genome window below encodes:
- the LOC121193496 gene encoding M1-specific T cell receptor alpha chain-like, whose product MFGRGTQLNVESGEEFLPSYYKLSDGNTTACLATGFSRYNATEKHETYGSNFSKTEAVRISEDSLYNSVILFVKAEDGDKCEEDTKGETGSVQCGDILEPGVTVNTVSLTILCLRLLFLKTVVFNVLMTLRLWISQ is encoded by the exons gGGAGGAATTCTTACCGTCCTACTACAAACTGTCAGATGGTAACACCACCGCATGCCTGGCCACTGGTTTCAGCAGATACAACGCAACGGAGAAACATGAAACCTATGGAAGCAACTTCAGTAAGACAGAGGCCGTTCGGATCTCAGAGGACTCTCTGTACAACAGCGTGATTCTGTTTGTAAAGGCTGAAGACGGAGACAAATGTGAAGAAGATACAAAAG GGGAAACTGGGTCTGTTCAGTGTGGAGACATTTTGGAACCAG gTGTGACTGTGAACACAGTGTCTCTGACCATCCTGTGCCTCAGACTGCTCTTCCTCAAGACCGTCGTCTTCAACGTCCTGATGACTCTGCGGCTGTGGATCAGTCAGT gA